Proteins from a single region of Pyrus communis chromosome 6, drPyrComm1.1, whole genome shotgun sequence:
- the LOC137735963 gene encoding uncharacterized protein translates to MEQGLLARDKLLAMLKTNLQAAQNLMKTQADKHQSERVFKEGDLVYLKLIPYQVQSLAFHAYHKLYRKYYGPYEVLEKIGKVEYWLKLPKDSKIHLVFHVSCLKNHLEDKVIATPFLPIVTDDGLLPLELLKVLKRRVYKKGKAAGVQLLIQWKNNKEDKATWKDYDEFATKFPNFSL, encoded by the coding sequence ATGGAGCAAGGGCTGCTAGCTAGGGACAAACTCTTAGCAATGCTCAAGACCAATTTGCAGGCAGCTCAGAACCTGATGAAAACACAAGCTGATAAGCATCAGAGTGAAAGGGTTTTCAAGGAAGGAGATTTGGTGTATTTGAAATTGATTCCCTATCAAGTGCAATCCTTGGCATTTCATGCTTACCATAAGCTTTATCGCAAGTATTATGGTCCGTATGAGGTTTTGGAAAAGATTGGGAAGGTTGAATACTGGTTGAAACTGCCTAAGGATTCAAAAATTCATCTAGTCTTTCATGTTAGTTGCTTGAAGAATCACTTGGAAGACAAAGTCATTGCAACTCCATTCTTGCCTATTGTCACTGATGATGGTTTGCTACCACTTGAACTACTCAAGGTGCTAAAAAGAAGGGTCTACAAGAAGGGTAAAGCTGCTGGAGTTCAATTGTTAATCCAGTGGAAGAACAACAAAGAGGACAAAGCTACATGGAAGGATTATGACGAGTTTGCTACCAAATTTCCTAATTTCAGTCTTTAA